The Bradyrhizobium sp. LLZ17 genomic sequence CCGGCGACGGGCCGCCGATCAAGAATCCGATCAGATTGCCGTCGGCATCGAAGCCGCCTTCCGACAGCGCGATCAGCGTGCCCGCGAGCGGCTGGCCTTTTGGGACGAACACCAGCGCCTCGAGCCCCTTGTTGTAGGGGAGCTTGCGCAAAGCCGGCGGCGTCGGCAGCACCTCGCCGCGCGCGCGGATGCCGCCCTTCGACAAATCGAACCGCATGATCTGGTTGACGCGCTCGAGCCCGACATAGACGACATCGCCGTCGCGCGCGAGCGACTCGGTGTCGTACCAGAGCCGTTTCTCGGTGATCGGCCGCCCCTCGGCATTGAGCATGGGTGCGGCCTCGACGTCGTCGAGCCCGACCATCCTGCCGCCGGAATAGCGGATGCTGCCGGTGAACCAGCTGCCCTGGTCGGACAACGCGAGGAAGCGCTCGCCCTTGCTGTCGAGGAAGCGGAAGCCGGACAGGCCGCCGAAGCCGCGATGCGGCGAGGTCAACACGAGACCGCTGCGATATTGCAGCGAGCCGAAGCGCGTCCGCGCACGATCGCGCGGCTCGAAATCCGGAATTGCCCGCGCGTTGACGTCAATGCCGACCGGCGCGGTGACGGCATGCTCGACAAGCGCCGGCTTCGACGCCGTTTGCGCCTGTGCCAACCGAGGCGTCAAGAGAGTGGAAAATCCCGCCGCCGCATGGCCGAGAAAGCTGCGGCGGGATTGTTGCGTGCTCACGAATGCAGTTTGCGTCGCGGGCGGTTCGCCGGCTGGCTCGGCGCCGTGTTGGTCTCGCTGAAGAGTTCGGCGAGCTTCTCGGTGATGGCGCCGCCGAGTTCTTCCGCGTCCACGATCGTCACCGCGCGGCGATAATAGCGCGTGACGTCATGGCCGATGCCGATCGCGATCAGCTCGACCGGCGAGCGGGTCTCGATCTCCTCGATGATGTGGCGCAGATGCCGCTCGAGATAATTGCCGGGATTGACCGACAGCGTGGAATCGTCGACCGGCGCACCGTCGGAGATCATCATCAGGATCTTGCGCTGCTCGGGCCGACCGAGCAGGCGCTTGTGCGCCCAGTCCAACGCCTCGCCGTCGATGTTCTCCTTGAGCAGGCCCTCGCGCATCATCAGCCCGAGATTCTTGCGCGCACGGCGCCATGGGGCGTCGGCTGATTTGTAGATGATGTGGCGGAGATCGTTGAGACGGCCGGGACTGGCCGGCTTGCCGGCGGCAAGCCACGCCTCGCGCGACTGCCCGCCCTTCCAGGCGCGGGTGGTGAAGCCGAGAATCTCGACCTTGACGCCGCAACGCTCCAGCGTGCGCGCGAGGAT encodes the following:
- a CDS encoding esterase-like activity of phytase family protein → MSTQQSRRSFLGHAAAGFSTLLTPRLAQAQTASKPALVEHAVTAPVGIDVNARAIPDFEPRDRARTRFGSLQYRSGLVLTSPHRGFGGLSGFRFLDSKGERFLALSDQGSWFTGSIRYSGGRMVGLDDVEAAPMLNAEGRPITEKRLWYDTESLARDGDVVYVGLERVNQIMRFDLSKGGIRARGEVLPTPPALRKLPYNKGLEALVFVPKGQPLAGTLIALSEGGFDADGNLIGFLIGGPSPGQFSIRRTEQQFISDAVLLPSGELLILERKFSWFTGINIRIRSIPLNAIAPGALVDGPVLFNADLGHEVDNMEGIDAHVTAEGETVLTMVSDDNFSLLQRTLLLQFTLVE